The DNA segment TTTGAACCAACCGCTATCATGGGACCCTAATCTCTACGGGTAGAACCCGAATCAAAACACCGATGGGATGGGGTCGTCTCAAGCGTTTGGATCGGCTCAAGCTTTCGGCTCCCCACTACACGAACCCGATGTTGTTCCGGAAACACAACCCGAGGTAGCGGAGACGCAAAAAGGAAAAGCAAAAGCAAAACGGCCACATAAAAAGAAAGTGGAAACCACCACCCGAGCGAAAAAAAAATGTGATAACGTGGGAGCCCGAAGAGGAGTATGCGTTAACCCGCGCTTTCATCGATGTTTCGGAGGACCCGGTTatatgtatgtttttttttctctgtttttttttcattttttatttattttctgtttctatttattttctgttttttaatttattttctgtttttttctgtttttaatttattttctgtttttaatttattttctgttttttttattttctgttatttatttattttctgtttttatttttttaaattttagactaacattatatttttttttagcaaacaatcaaagtaaaaCCGTTTTTTGGAACCGAATACGAGAACTTTTTTTCGATCTCATGGGTAGAGGAGACGAATACCGCCTACCGGACTCTATATCGGGGAAGTGGACCGATATAAACAAGAAatgcacaaactttcaaaccgtgTACCAACGCTTGTTTTCCGGATGGAAAAGTGGAAGTAACGATGAAGACATTACGCAAGCGGCATTGGTCGAGTATACGGAGGCTAATGGCCATTTCCCGTACATGAGGTGTTGGCAAATCCTTCGCCATAGCCCCAAATGGGCCACCGTATCTACTCCGAGTGGTCGTTCGGGAAATACACGGCCATCAAAGAGGTCCAAAACAAACGAGTCGGGTGAACCCGAAACGCCAACCTCCGACGCTCGAAACACCGACTTGAACGAGGATATTCCGGATGACGAGCCGGTGGAGGAGCTACCAAGACCGCCCGGAAGAAAAAGCCGGGCGAAAAAACCCGAGTCGTCGTCGATGTCTATGGGAACGGATATGAGTAACGCATTTTCGGAGATAAACAAGCGACTTCAAGACATACACGAACTCGGTAATAAACGTTTGGAGGAGAACCGCGAAGTTACGGAGATTATGCGGGATAGACAATGGGCTCACGACTTTGAGTTCTACTCGAAATCGTATGACCACTTAACGGGAAAAGCTTTGAAAATGGCGTTGGCACAAAAGGAGcggattgaaaaaaaatataacctttgattgtgtattttttttattctagtttaatgtttttttttattttattgtactttttttatttaatgaaatgaattttatttttaaaaaacttacaaatgaattaaaaaaaataaaaattaaaaaatgagtaatgatgacacaggggctttatgactacggcctcaaattgcataacgccccataaagccccggggtgacgtggctgatgactgtcgtaagggtcatgcaaaaacctaaataagctacgtagatagcgtaagtagggtatcgtatccacggggaatttgtggtcagtgtCGCGTTTTTAACTAAGAACTAAATCAAATAGATTGGGGGTTTTGTGAATTGGATTATAAAAACTAgaaagctaattaataaagttgtaatcaatacgagaaagaataacctctacccggaatcccaattacccgtttaacatcaaaacctgtttaccgattcaaaacaccacatagacatggtctcggaattaatgaatctgattagttatcaaggatagtttttaagattcactatgccaCCTAATAACCCGTTCAGTTGTATCAACTACCCgccaatttaccaacccgctaacaacgcaaggaagttgccaatacgcttaataaatgacaaataattcaaacacaataaacgtttaccaagaatccaacacgagtggtcaagctgtaccagttacACGAATCCGCAAACAAGAATTAATGCCAAACAATGTAAAAGTTCATCCGAGTAGAAGTTATAAGAAGTTTAGCCGCTCATTGTTGTCATACTAGCTTCGGTAATGATTCGGGAATTGCAAAACATGAAGTAGGGTTTTGAATGATTGCGTATGATGAAAGATGATGCTCTTCGATCGTCTAAAACCTGATTGCCGGCTGCTTGTTCTCCAAAATAGCGGACCAACCCTAAAAATCAAATCTTGGCGAttaaaaactttttcttctcgGCACCTTGGCCCGCGAGTCGCGACAGGAAACACGTAACACCCCGCGTATCGCGGGGATGAGTATCTGGACCGACTTCATTTAATGTCCTCAGGCGAGTCGCGGAGATAACCAGCTCATGTGCCGCGTATCGCGGGGATGTCCCTGTTGACTTTTTCCAGTTCAGCTCCATATGTTGACTTGTCAGCTCCTTAAACCTTCATTATTCCCTGTTTTAAGCCCTGCTAAACACCAACATCAATATTCTATAAGTAACGTAACTCTTACAACTTAACGTAGATAACTAACTAACAATCGACACTTAATACTATAACTATGCTTATTTTAACTtaacatcacatccccacacttatcttttttcgtccccgaaaaaatTATTCGCAAAGGAATCacaatcaaaacaaatggctttcgATATATTCAATTATCTTATTATACAAATCTAACCACACATTAACCAAGATTGTGAATATACGATCCACTTAAACCCAACCGCCGGTTTCGAAGCCCTTATTTTCGATCTATTAAGTTCAAGTTGTGTATAGTCATCTATGGATCCCACACTCAAAAGACTACGACTTCACCTATTCCCGTTTCAAGCTTATGAGATTAAAAGATATTAAATCTACCGTCTTATATAAAAAACTCTTATGTTAGTCCGATTAAACTTTATGATGGAAGAATGGATGATATTGCGAGCTTACATGCTTTTGTATACGATCAGTTTAGCGGACATACGCCACACGAGTCACCATCCCCATGGTTAATGCCATAAACTTcacgtttttttttcttttttttttctttttacatgTGCTCAGATGAATGGatggaattttttttttcacaaggcgccacactgtttcggatttgttttcacaaaaagaaacaggtGTGCCTGTTTAATCGGagaaacttataagttttttTACTTATGACGTACCCCTTATACCTTCCACAGTTTCAGTTTTACCATAGCTCCTAAGGCGGGAACCCACAAGACTcctatttttaagttattttatatcaagcctaaggaacctttcaaccggctgggcctatccacatatcctaAATTAGACGTGTGACCGATTATTTATTATCTCATATATATAGTAATCGAAAAGCCACTGATTCAATTACACCTATCATTTTCCATTTTGTGCAAAAACCTTCACgggacattttctattttttctaatttttttttaacgacTGAACTAACTATGACACGACAACCTAAACTAGACACTAGTttccccctccccacacttatttcCTTCATTGTCCTCAATGAAGAAGGAAACTATGACTCAaacaaactaaaaataaaaatagaaataaaaatacaacaacaacaaatggaacagactcccctgatTTCCTTGCCACTCTGCATCTGTCTAGTTCCACGCCTTCCAAAACGCCTCGCACTCCAATCATAGTTCCCCAGCCACATACGACCCATTACTAATTCTAGCAACATCACCAAACATAATCAtagcataatatatatatatatatgtatatatatatgtatatatatatatatgtatatatatatatatcagccCAACCGGTTAACCCTTACAATTTTCCCCAAAGATGTCGAATATCAAGTTAAGTACATACCATCATCAGTTAAAACAAAATAAAGGGAAAAAATACAAAAGATAACCAAAATCACCGGCGCTGATACTGCTAGAACCATCTACTCGTCATCACCATCCCTCTGCACCGGCTGATGTGGCGGAAACCAATCTGGGATGGGAACCTGCTGCTGCTCCAACATATACCTCATCATGTTCGACTGCATCCTAAACATATCCATCACACTATCATAAACCGTCTCCAGTGTCAACGGATCAGGCCGCGGAGGCCTCAATGGATGCTGTGGTCTCGGCCTCTCAAGTCGAGGAACAATAACTTGACGCCTCGTGGAATGCCCAGCCTGCATGGCCTCAGATGCCGGTGTTCCCCCCGGTGGTAATACTTGCGGTGACATCTTCACCGGCTTCCATCTAATCGGATCATCTAACTCAACCACCCCTGTCAACTTCAAATCCTCTACATCGAACGGCCCAGTAGCCGGCCCCTCCGTCAAATGCACCTCGGGGTATCGTGCAAACACATCAGTTGCCATCGCAATCCTAGTGACATAAGTTCCCAACTCCAACTCTGCACCTTGCCTTCGTCCTTTCGCAAACTGTGAGAGCAAAATCGTACCCAGATTCGCCTCCTTCTTCAACACCAAACAGTACAAACAGAAAAGATCCATAGTGTTCACTTTATCCTGCCCACTCTTCCTTGCCAACAACGTGCACGCCAAAATCCGATGAACATATCTCAGAAATGGATCCCGTATCGACGACTCTACTGCCTCCCCTGACCAAACACTATCAGCAATAGTGTTCCAAAACAATGCCAACTCAGACTCCAGCACATACTCTGTCCGATAATCCTTCTTCTTCTTGCACGGCCCACGTAATGCACTCTGAAATAATTCTCCCTCGGCATAAAAACCAACCGCGCGTGCAAACTGCTCCACACCCCATACATAATAATGTCTACCTAAGCTGAACGACAACGTGTAGGGCTCAAAATATCGATCCATGTCATATTTAAACGTGGAATGAAACTCCGTTGTCAGCTCAGCGTACTGCGGATTATTGCATCTGAGCGCGCCTAACCATCTCGGGCCCAAGAATTCCTCCATTCTTTGCCTTTCCCCCATGGCTTCTAACATTTCCCAATTGAATGTTCTATGCTTATACAACTGCATTGTACAAAACTTATCCCTTCGCGCTAATTCATCTGTGCCCAGTTCAAAATCCAAAAGCGTATGATTCCGTAACACCCTTTGATCTACCGGAAGGATTGGTGTTTCCGGCATAGGAGGATTTTCCGGCCCACTGTATCGAATCGGTCCCTGTAttctcttccttttctttgacccgGCGCGACTAGATCCCTCATCCGACATCCTGTCAAAAAGAAACCACATCACACAATTAATGTCATGTTGTCGAACTTgtaaccgtatagcatttcattcgcggttaCAAGTTTCAATCGAATGCCTAATTGTGTTGAAAAATCATTTAAGTCGGTCAATCCGTTCGATTGGAGATTGAGTACGAACGGACCGACCGACAATTAAAATTCATTTTCTAACTCGATTTTAGCTCTTAAAAATCAGAATCGGCATTCGAAACGAGGTAGAAAGCTTAATTTTTcagaatttttaagaatttttttttatatatacatatatacaaacGGAGCCCCGACTACCGACCGGCCTAACTTTTCGCTCAAGCTTATTTGCCTCAATACTAATCTTCCTACCCGTTTGCACATTTTACGCCTAATAAACACTTACCCAAAGAGCATGTCAACTTCATTGACCTTATCACACACTTTCTACAATCCTATGTGCCCACTACACATTCAATAACCGCATCTTACTTTCAGCCTACGCGCTTCAGCAACTCGCACCCAACCTATCGCGACCTATGTTCAAACtcaactcttttttttttcttatgtaATATCAAACTCGCCATTTTCATATCCAAATAAACACCCAACACCTTATTTCGTCTATCGTCCTGTACCGAAAAGCTCAGTGAGTTCAAGCAACGCCTATTCAAACACACAGAGACACTCCGACTCACTTTTTACCACAATTTTACCCTAACATCATCTTAAATTCCTGTTTTTTTTTCTCGACTCTCAGCTCAACATCAACATCTTACCATAACATTCACTGTCCATTCCCAACAACAACATATTAATCCCCAAAAACTCTCATAATTTAGACTAACTCATCCTAAATTGAAGTTCATGACCCACCAcaatattcaaacacatattttCAACAGCCAAATTACTACCCACATCTCAATCTTCAAAAAATTCAATCAAAAAAAATTGCATTCCTGAATTTACTTGAAACAGAGAAAAAATTGCAAGCTTTCATACCTGGATTCCTTTCAAACTGACAAACAGATAATTTATGAAGCTCTTAATCGAACAAGTCTGGTCGTTGCTTGAATGTCGACGACGGTAATAGTGGTGGTCGCCAGCGGCGACGGTGGTGGTAAAAGAAGGTGATGAATGGTGGATGACGGTTGGTATGATGGGTGGGTTCACGGTGGTCGATGGAGGAGACGGTGGTGGGTATGCTGGTAGTGGAGAGGAACAGTAGTCGGAGGTGGGTGTGGGTCGTCGATGGAGAAGAATAAAGGGAGTAGAGGAAAGAATTGAAGGTGAAAGACTGAGCGTGACCAAGGGTTTTATTTAGTTGGTTTGGGCCGCGATACGCGGAAGAATAAGAGGAACCCCACGCGACACGCTaagctgttttttttttaaattgactTTTTGACTTGCATGCTAGGCGATACGCGGAGATGATGATGGACCCGTCCGCGA comes from the Helianthus annuus cultivar XRQ/B chromosome 4, HanXRQr2.0-SUNRISE, whole genome shotgun sequence genome and includes:
- the LOC110932976 gene encoding uncharacterized protein LOC110932976, which produces MGSSQAFGSAQAFGSPLHEPDVVPETQPEVAETQKGKAKAKRPHKKKVETTTRAKKKSNNQSKTVFWNRIRELFFDLMGRGDEYRLPDSISGKWTDINKKCTNFQTVYQRLFSGWKSGSNDEDITQAALVEYTEANGHFPYMRCWQILRHSPKWATVSTPSGRSGNTRPSKRSKTNESGEPETPTSDARNTDLNEDIPDDEPVEELPRPPGRKSRAKKPESSSMSMGTDMSNAFSEINKRLQDIHELGNKRLEENREVTEIMRDRQWAHDFEFYSKSYDHLTGKALKMALAQKERIEKKYNL